The Theileria equi strain WA chromosome 2 map unlocalized gcontig_1105316255037, whole genome shotgun sequence genomic sequence GGGGTTTATGTAATAACCAACACAATCAGAAGCACAAATTAGTAATTTATCATGTAGCCGTTTGATATCACGTGTTTATATTGTCACTTCACGAAGGCCGTTACGAACTTACTATGCCCCGTCCTTAGTGTTTATTGGAGGCTTTAAGTTGGGAGGGTCAAGGGTTTATATTAATAGTCTTTGAAGCATCTAGattacaaaatttttacaaatgtCAACCATTGGAAACGCTGGGTCCCATAGTTGTGTtttaaacaaaccaacTAAGATTGAATACCAGAAACTCAGGATCCTTATTTTGGACGCACCAAATAATTCAAATGTTAAGTTGTATCTGAACGAAATGTTGGATTTTGGTGTAACAAGCTTGGTACGTACTTGCGAAGCCAGCTATAACGAATCCGTCATACTAGAAAATAACATTCTAATCAAGGATTTGGTCTTCAATGATGGAGATCCGCCACCTTCTAACGTTGTTTCTGAGTGGCTTTCTCTCATAAAAGATGTTATTAATAGTGATGGTGCAGTTGCCGTTCATTGTGTAGCTGGATTAGGTAGAGCACCCGTACTTGCTTGTATTGCACTTGTGGAATACGGTATGCAACCTTTGGATGCCATAAGCTATGTAAGGGAAAGGAGAAAAGGTGCTATCAATCGTAGGCAACTTGAGTTTCTAAAGACATACAAGAGACGTAGATCTAACGGGTGTATTCAATTTTGCCGTATGATGTGATTTTCGTCATCTAGCATTGTGGATAAATGTCTTGCCCTTTTCTTTACATGTTTACCTTAATACATGCAAAATGCACTGGTTTATTAATCTATGATTACATAGTACTGGATTAATGTTACATTTCCGTGCATAAATATCTATGTTTTGCATCAAGAGTGATATGAGCACAAAGCCTACTTATATGCATGCATTTTTGGTATTCCTTAGCCGCTGAAAAGTTGTGCTTATTTGGCACATTATTTCAGCGTTTATCGCTACAATTCTAAAAGACTTTGCGTATCCTGTTTTCTTACGTATACTTTTCCGCCAAAACTATAAGGGGGTTCCTTGGATTTTAATACCTACATCCTTGTTCTGGACACAAGGGTGGTAACATCTTAGAAACCGTAAACCATAGAATTCTAATATATAGAGTCCATCCTTTTAATTTAATATTGTAAAGTCTCCGGTTTATAGTATTTAGTATCATTAATGATGAGTTTTTTGTTAAAAATAAGAATTTTTAATTACAGACTGACTGCATGTGATTCTTTTACATAAATGGATTGTTATTGCCACCAATCGTTTTGAATGGAGTGTTTTCCATGTAATGCGTTAATTTTGACAAAAGTCTATatattttaacatttaATAATTAGTAAAAAATCTGTCACTTGCTAATCAAAAGAACCCTAGGGAACGATCAGATTCGTAGTGTTGCATCGAgtcaaatattttttacTAGCAGGAAGAATTCTAATAATTGGTACACttatggatataaatgtTTAATATTGAAGATTTTTTAGTGTGGGATTTTTGTGAAAATTGCTGTGTATCTATAAATTGAAATAGTCCATCTGCAGCAAGAGGGTCTGAAACGGGTGCACTTATGCACTTTTATTCTGCCAAGTAACACATTTATCTCGAATgttatttaaaatattataaTATCTCTTTTTTCCATAAAAATTGCTTTCTGGTGACAATTTTGTCAACCGTGCGCAAAGATATTGGGACACTTTTT encodes the following:
- a CDS encoding protein tyrosine phosphatase, putative (encoded by transcript BEWA_043270A), with the translated sequence MSTIGNAGSHSCVLNKPTKIEYQKLRILILDAPNNSNVKLYLNEMLDFGVTSLVRTCEASYNESVILENNILIKDLVFNDGDPPPSNVVSEWLSLIKDVINSDGAVAVHCVAGLGRAPVLACIALVEYGMQPLDAISYVRERRKGAINRRQLEFLKTYKRRRSNGCIQFCRMM